A region from the Antennarius striatus isolate MH-2024 chromosome 22, ASM4005453v1, whole genome shotgun sequence genome encodes:
- the LOC137589699 gene encoding probable E3 ubiquitin-protein ligase makorin-1, with the protein MSSTSLKFEQSKPPKSEEPQTPQTLMPPPSSLLDPSDLNPSGSTPGPGAQDWVNAAEFVPGQPYCGRAEPMKMASSTPLTEECDAGAAPKNRELRKQLCFYAAVGECRNGINCPYLHGEVCDMCGHPVLHPTDISQRSEHTKACMEAQKDMELSFAIQRSKDKMCGVCMEVVLEKANPSERRFGILSNCSHCYCLKCIRTWRRAKQFESNIIKSCPECRITSNFVIPSEYWVEVKDDKLNLFQKYKDGMRNKPCRYFDEGRGTCPFGANCFYKHTFPGGRLEEAQPPRQQPRSNERNMNSRRTPLWNIFEEQESTDSFGIDVEEMGTFNLREMLLMLLAAGTDDEDEWDLFNEDLDDFCQMYL; encoded by the exons atgtcttcaaccagcctgaa gtttgaacaAAGCAAACCACCCAAGAGCGAGGAGCCGCAGACCCCCCAGACATTGAtgcctcccccctcctccctgctcGACCCCTCAGACCTGAATCCCAGTGGGTCAACACCCGGCCCAGGGGCTCAAGATTGGGTCAACGCGGCCGAGTTTGTTCCAGGACAGCCTTACTGTGGACGGG CAGAGCCGATGAAGATGGCAAGCTCCACCCCCCTCACCGAAGAGTGCGACGCTGGCGCCGCACCTAAAAACAGggagctgaggaagcagctttGCTTCTATGCCGCTGTGGGAGAGTGCCGTAATGGAATCAACTGTCCCTATCTCCATGGCGaagtgtgtgacatgtgtggcCACCCAGTGCTCCACCCCACTGACATCAGTCAGCGCTCAGAGCACACCAAG GCGTGCATGGAGGCCCAAAAGGACATGGAGCTCTCGTTCGCCATCCAGCGCAGCAAGGACAAGATGTGTGGTGTGTGCATGGAAGTGGTGTTGGAGAAGGCCAACCCCAGTGAGCGGCGCTTCGGCATCCTGTCCAACTGCAGCCACTGCTACTGCCTGAAGTGCATCAGGACGTGGAGGAGGGCCAAGCAGTTTGAGAGCAACATCATCAA ATCTTGCCCAGAGTGTCGAATAACATCCAACTTTGTCATCCCGAGTGAGTACTGGGTGGAAGTTAAGGACGACAAGCTGAATCTCTTCCAGAAATACAAAGACGGCATGCG GAACAAGCCGTGTCGGTACTTTGATGAGGGGCGTGGCACATGTCCCTTTGGCGCCAACTGTTTCTATAAACACACCTTTCCTGGTGGACGACTGGAGGAGGCCCAGCCCCCGCGCCAGCAGCCCAGATCCAATGAGAGGAACATG AACTCCAGGCGGACTCCGCTGTGGAACAtctttgaggagcaggagagcacagACTCCTTCGGCATCGATGTTGAGGAGATGGGGACGTTCAACCTGAGAGAGATGCTTCTGATGCTGCTGGCCGCCGGGACCGACGACGAGGATGAGTGGGACTTATTTAATGAGGACCTGGACGATTTCTGTCAAATGTACCTATag